In Hoplias malabaricus isolate fHopMal1 chromosome 6, fHopMal1.hap1, whole genome shotgun sequence, a single window of DNA contains:
- the psmg2 gene encoding proteasome assembly chaperone 2, which produces MFVSSEDSTPCFKGYTLILPAVAVGNVGQLSADLIISTLKMVRVGHLHTECLVPIAGNNPYSCAAGETDQISTSAEVYSHSDLKLAVLQIRTPVLQTKVRAFRKLLVSWIKSSGFSRTVLLSSSHAYHRDDQQLHGTTLRYLLTPALQEVEETLRELGWTELERVSAFPGISDSEKRLWIPGGGVTKGLYSDCCTESVPLAVLLLFCSEGDNVPDAFTLIDRLNDWLHLLDKPSQGSSVWRVPSSWRLLFGSGIPPLLF; this is translated from the exons ATGTTCGTGTCCAGCGAAGACTCGACGCCTTGTTTTAAAGGCTACACTTTAATTTTG CCGGCTGTTGCTGTGGGCAATGTGGGGCAGCTCTCTGCAGATCTGATCATCTCCACCCTCAAGATGGTGAGAGTGGGACACCTCCACACCGAGTGTCTGGTCCCCATCGCAGGGAACAACCCGTACAGCTGCGCCGCTGGAGAGACAGATCAGATCAGCACCAGCGCGGAAG TTTATTCCCACAGTGACCTGAAGCTGGCTGTGCTCCAGATCAGGACTCCAGTCTTACAG ACTAAAGTCAGAGCCTTCCGTAAGCTGTTGGTGTCCTGGATTAAGAGCAGTGGCTTCTCCAGAACTGTCCTCCTGTCCAGCAGTCACGCCTACCACAGAGATGACCAGCAGCTCCACGG aacAACGCTGAGGTATCTGCTGACTCCGGCTCttcaggaggtggaggagaccCTGAGGGAGCTGGGCTGGACCGAGCTGGAGCGGGTCAGCGCTTTCCCGGGTATCAGCGACTCTGAGAAGCGCCTCTGGATCCCGGGAGGAGGAGTCACCAAAGGCCTCTACTCAGACTG TTGTACAGAGAGCGTCCCTCTGGCCGTGCTGCTGCTCTTCTGCTCAGAGGGGGACAACGTCCCTGATGCTTTCACTCTCATAGACCGCCTCAACGACTGGCTCCACCTGCTGGACAAACCT tctcagGGTTCGAGTGTGTGGAGAGTTCCCTCGTCCTGGAGGCTGCTGTTCGGGAGTGGGATCCCTCCTCTGCTCTTCTGA